The uncultured Mailhella sp. genome segment CCCGGTCGAAGCCGATTCCTGAGGTGCGTCATGCTTCCGCTTCTTCAAGTCAGTCATCTCTACAAGTCCTTCACGCCCGGCGTGTACGCCGTGCAGGACGTGTCCTTTGAACTGAAACGCAGCACCTGCCTCGGCATTGCCGGGGAATCGGGTTCCGGCAAGTCCACGCTCATCCGCATGCTGGCGCGCCTCATCGACGTCAGTCCCGGCCCGGGCGGCGGCGACGAAGGCTCCATCCGCCTGTTCCGTGACGACATCAGTCTGCTGCCGCCGCGCTTCTTTGCGCATCATCCCCTGCGCTCGCAGATTCAGATGGTGTTTCAGGATCCCACCAGCAGCCTGAATCCCTGCTGGACCGCCGCCCGCTGCATTGCCGACCCTCTGCGCGTGCTGCTCGGCATCCGCGACAGGGACGTGCTTGCCAAGCACGTGCGCCGTCTGGCGCAGCTCGTCCATCTGCCGGAAGAGCTGCTCGACAGGCTGCCGCATCAGCTTTCCGGCGGACAGAAGGCCCGCGTGGGCATCGCCCGCGCCCTCGGCCCCCGGCCGAGCATCCTGCTGCTGGACGAACCCACCACCGCGCTCGACGTGTCCGTGCAAGGGCAGATTCTCTGCCTGCTCGACGACCTCAAGCGTCAGCTGGATCTCAGTCTCATTTTCGTGTCCCACGATCTCAACGTGCTGCGCCTGCTGTGCGACCGCCTCATCGTCATGCAGCAGGGCCGCGTGGTGGAGCAGGGAACCACGGCGGAAGTGTTCGCGCATCCCACGCACGAGTACACCCGTTCGCTTCTCTCTTCCATGCCTGTTCTGAACAAAACGGCCTGACCGGTCGAAAAAAACACGGAGACATCATGACCCCCTTTCCTTCCAGCCCCACTCTTTCCGCCGTCCGAGCCTGGTACGCCCAGGGCGGCGACCCTGAACAGGGCCT includes the following:
- a CDS encoding ABC transporter ATP-binding protein; amino-acid sequence: MLPLLQVSHLYKSFTPGVYAVQDVSFELKRSTCLGIAGESGSGKSTLIRMLARLIDVSPGPGGGDEGSIRLFRDDISLLPPRFFAHHPLRSQIQMVFQDPTSSLNPCWTAARCIADPLRVLLGIRDRDVLAKHVRRLAQLVHLPEELLDRLPHQLSGGQKARVGIARALGPRPSILLLDEPTTALDVSVQGQILCLLDDLKRQLDLSLIFVSHDLNVLRLLCDRLIVMQQGRVVEQGTTAEVFAHPTHEYTRSLLSSMPVLNKTA